TGGTTCCTGATATCTACAATTCTGCTAGTGTAGTTTAAGTTAACTAAAAAGATCATTAGTTGGTCTGGTTAGTGGCTGAAAacttgtctgtttgtatttcatttgtattGCATTAAAATGGACCCAGCAGTTTTCTCCAGTATTGATTGTTATTTTTCACAACAGAGTATATGCATATTAATCATTATGATGACGTTAACATACAACACTCACTGCCTTCTACTTGGTTACaattaaactgaattgaaaCTGCACGTGTTCATGATTGAACTCAcatccctaaccctaacaggACTACCAAACTAGCGCAGAAGCTGTTGACTAAACAGTCTCACCTAAAGGTccttttactgtaaatgaacCTtaagttgagattgttttgttgtttcaaagGTAAGGAATGAGCTTTCAAtccaacatggatgagaagtctTTAAGTGCTTTGATGAGAATGTGAAAATATACAATTCAAGGACAAACCTCCAAAGTCTATCTGCTGAAgagatcatgtgatatgatcgaaagctccgGAACATGAAATGGACTACCAAATGGACTTTGAAGTGAGACTCAAAATGAACTTCAACTTGAGCCTCACTACCCACATGGCCTCAGAAATCTGTGAACTGACTTACTTTAATCTTCTTGGTCTTCTTCAGTGGGATATAAGGCCATAATGAGCTCCTGACATTGTTCCCCATCCTGTCCTATGTTACCCCTCCCAAGTCTACTGTACCCTCCTGTTTTTTACCCAGCCCTGTCATTTCGGTTACCCTTCCTTCCCCAACTGACACGCTGTAATGATACAACTGTCGTGTATCCTACCATATTCTACTCCACCAGGTCTGACCTGGTGGAGATAGATATCTGACCTGGTGGAGTAGAATATGGTAGGATACACGACAGTTGTATCATTACAGCGTGTCCGCACATTTTACACCGTAATGAGATCATTACGGTGTAAAATGTGCGGACACGCTGTCATGAACATATAGCTTCGTGCTGATGGTCCAGCTGGTGaatggggggggcggggggggggggagagctTAATACAAGACTGATTAGCTGTAAGGAGATTAGAAGCGCAGGTTAACAGGCGCCTCAAAACTCCTCTTCTCAGCCGCAATATTTGCTTCACTGCTCTGGAAGTGTGGCAGAACTCACCTGTCCTCGATGATGGGAGGTCGGAGGGAAGACAGACATAAGGAAGCAGAAGGATGTCCAACAGCTTTAAGTCAACAAGGTAAAACTCTGTCTGTTGCTTTATCTTCAGCATCGCGTGGGCTGGTGGGTTTGAGATGGCAGCTCCACGATCAGTTCATCTTTACTTCCAATAGTCCAATGCGTTTAATACTCTCTGAAGTTGCCGTTTTCAGAATCTGTGTATTAATGAATTGCTATTTATGAATCTGATTGACCACTCGTATAAACATGAGTGCTACAGAGGAGTAGataatgttgtaaaatgtgaacTGTTATTGGTTAACTGAAGTTTAGTATGAAAGTAACAGTTTGATCAGAATATTTCACTGTTGGAGAAACATCACCTGTTCAAAAATGGGTTCTTAGAGAGAGATGCTCCTCTCTGAACAGTGTCATAAGGCTCATACATAACAAACAATAGTGGTAGGTCTTTCTAGAAGAATATGTTCCATTCTGATcaaacagatttgactctgattctgatcaaaAAGAACAAAGTGAAGATTTATTTCTGTTATGGGAATAAAAGGCtccatgtacacacagacagggtTAATAAAGTTCAATATTTTTGTTAAACTTTGACCTTCTTGCTTCCCTGCAGTGGTCACATCCTGGGTGTGTCGAGTTGTGGACTACAGTCAAGAGGACCTAAAATACCTGGTTAAGCTCCTTATGAcgctctgcagagagcagcCACCggccttctccctcctctttcctccagcTTTCCTTTGAAGAGAGGCCCACCTTGAACCCTGAACTCTGACCCCTCAGACCCCTTTGGTCTGGATGTGAGGGCTACGACTTGACGCAACAACAGACTGTATGAGCAACTGGTGATGTGACCTGTTGGTTTATGATAGCTGGATTTGAAGTTGAGTTTGGCTTTACAAGTCAGAGCCAGAAACTTCCAAATATGGGCAGCGGGGTGGAACAGACGAGAGGCCAGTGAAGCCTGATTGGAAAAAACCATCTTGGAAGGACCAATCACTGAAGGCATACACACTTCTTAACCCCACTGATGTTCTGGTGCCTCtattttaacaaattaaaaagttCTTGACATTTAATATAACAAACCAAATATATCAGGCTGAGTTTAGGGGAAATTAGTCAAAAATGATACACAAGACATCTGgaacatttccatttgatggaaaCGTGCGGCCATAGATAACATGGAGTCTTGGATTTGAATATGTCACTCAGTGTAGACTTCATAGCTTCAGTGCTACAAGAGCTGGAACAAGCAAGTTTGGGGCAAATGTAAAAGGGAAATCAAGGTTAAGAGGGGTTAATATCTAATTAATGGACTGATTTTCAATATTGCCCCTAGTGGTCATAAGTGGTGCTGTACCTTAAGGCACTCCAGTTTTTGACCATGTTTTCAGCCGCTTGGACATGATTCACATATAACCCATAGGACTGACATGGCAGTTGGTAAGGTGACCTTCACCAaggcggagagagagaagctagCTGAAGTCCTCTGGCTGCTCAACTGGATCTCTGTGGTGACGGGGGCTATCCTCTTTGGCCTGGGCTTGTTCCTCAAAGTAGAGATTCAGAAAtggcaggaagtgatgtcagaCCAAGGGATCCTCTATGTGCCACATATATTGATCACTACAGGCCTGGCGGCCTGCTGCATCAACTTTCTGGGTGGGAAGATCTGCCTGGACTGTGCCGACACCAACAAGTTCCTGCGCTGGAAGCTGGTGATGATGCCGTATGTCATCTGCaccttcttcttcacctcctgtCTCCTGGCGGGGGCGCTCATGTGCTACAGCATCCGCAGCCAGCTGGAGGAGTCGCTGTTGCTGGGCCTTAGGAACGCCATGCGATACTAcaaggacacagacacacctggGCGCTGCTATATGAAGAGGACTCTGGACTTGCTGCAGATCCAGTTCCAGTGCTGTGGGAACACTGGATACCGGGACTGGTTCCAGGTCCAGTGGATCAGCAACCGCTACCTGGATATGACGAGCAGCACCGTGGTGGAGTAAGTGGAGTCTTGTTGATTCCAGTTACTCCTGCTGGATTCTAGCAGATTCTATCTCTGTCTAGTAGATTCCAACAGTTTCTAGTGGATCCTGGTGAATACTGTAAGATCGACTTTGATGTTAGATCCGTAGTATGACTCCTGTATGTCTAACTAGAGTGTCAAAGATCATACTACATTTAAAAGGTGTGTTCAGATGGAACACAAAGCTAATTTTAAAGCTGTCTGTGAAAGATGAgagtgaatgtgaaaatgtttattcCAGGTGGCACAAACTGAGCTGAGGACATGTCAAGTTGAAATTGAAGATATCTGGTTATCCCAAATTCTATGACTCCACTTAATGAATATACCCTCAGCatcaagaacacacacagcacaaacaagcagtttgtgtatgtttttagcTACAGCTAACACAGTTTGTGTTGAACAAATGAATAACAAATTCAAGCAAATAAAGCAACTTTACGTACTGTTCAATCTGAATGCACCTTTAGAGATTCAATTCTTGTGGAATCCAATAAACCTGAATGGAGCCTATAGGACTCTACACCTCTACTGCACTCTACAAGACCTACTAAATTATAGAGGAACCCAGTTGTTATTTGGGGTTTTATGGGATCCTCCTCTCTAATTTTGATTGAAGTTAGATTCAAATGGATCTCTGAATCTAGATATAGGATTCTGGTGGATCTTTGCTAGAGGATCATCTTGGATCCCAGCTAGTCCAGTTCTGTTGTGCAACAGTGGTGAACTGCAAAGGAATCTAATGGATTCAGCTGCACTGGACTTTGGTGGATTCTGGTGGATACCAACCTGGGGGTGGAAGCCAGTCAGGTTTAAGGCACACGACTTGCTCATGGACACTTTAGCGGGGAGATGTAGGGTTacatatctgtgtttttttagttttactaGAACATACCACCACTACTTCACTCACTCCAGAAAATCCTATTAACAGGTGTGTCAGATCATAAACTCTAATTataaatcaaacacatacaaatgctACAGATTTCATGGTTGTATACGGAAGTATTCCTTTGAATATGTATCTATGTAGTTTATCGTTTGACATTTGTAAACATACTATTCTAGTTTACAGCAGGAGAAGTCCAGTTTTATTTGCAATGAGCTTATTGGCCTTAATGCTTATGGATGCTGGGAGGTGCTGCTGGCTCTCTCTAATTGGTGGGCTTTTCTCTGGCTTTgtttacatatatattgtacCTGTGTTGTTTGGCTAAAGGAATTTTTACCTGATGACGGTCTGAGGACAGAAATGTCACAGATAAAGTGAATACAAGTGATTGATAGTGAGCAGGACTTTTCACAGTTTTACTAAAACCAAAATCCTATAATTCTGCCTTCAGTATTTCAGGTCTCTGAGGTCTCAGATTTTGGTCAAATTTAacttacatatttacatatgaaAACTGAACAACCATGTCTTCATATGAGGGTTTGGACAGTGTACCATAATATCACACCAGAAACTACAACATCAACTTCAGAACTACAGAACATCTTAGTAGAACATtggtaaacagtaaacagagtAACAGATTGAGGCCACTGGTTCACTGCAGTTAAGGCTGGAAGCTACTGGGGTCAAATGTCATGGGATTAATTAGGCTTAACCAACAGGGTTCAACTCAGGTTCAAGAGACTCAATATAACCCGTCTGCAGGATTTAGAGACAAACTGTTTTAttcaacaacaagacaaaaacagcaatgcGTATGGCAAAGTCGGTGACAGTTTAATGCATTGACTCAGGATTTACAGAGTACTGTATGTTTCAAGTGCACATACAAGAGTACTACTTAGTAATGTAGTAGTTGTATAGTACAGCAGtataatagtagtagtatagGGTTAGTAGTAGtataatagtaatagtagtagtatagtagtatagttGTAGTGGtaatgcttcattttacaggtccgcaaatttcatggtaagaAGGTGATAATTAGATAGTAAtgtttttgaattttctttgaaattatcccAAAATGTATCGCAAATAATCCCAACATTAGTTAATAATTATATTCCGCTATTTCCCAATAAGAAGGTAATTTCTaattctttgacattttttggaaaTTACAACCAAATAATTGTGTAATTGTATTCTTTCCCAATTGATAATTAGcatgtaatttatttaatatGGTCCTACCAAGTTAATTGATAGGCATAATTAAGCTCAAAATATAGAGGAGTTACATACCTTTGTAATTAGGCCTACGTTCTTGGACATTATGGACATTATAGCATAAAAGGGGGTCAGTGTTGATATTCACCTAGAGTGGGGCTCTAAGTTGTCCTTACCTGCTTGTGATAGGCAATGAGAGTAGGCCCATGGTAAAACAGAATCTAGGGGTTAACAACTCGCCTTAAGCACAGCCTTGTTTTCAAGGATGGAATAGTTCAAGGTCTTGGCTTGGTGTTCCACTACAGCTGCTGAGGGTTCAGCCTGGCATAGGTGACCCATCACCCGTTAACATGCATGATCAAATAGAAATAACTTGCCAAGTaccttttgtttatattttctatccaattttttatttttttaattaactgatACCATTGACTGAACATACAGACCTCATTTATATATAATAGCCTATTCACTTCAGGGCAGCAGGGGATGAATTGTCACCACTTACCTCATATGTAACTTCTGCATAACAGGCATGTATCTGAATTGTTACTGTTTCACTTCCAACTAGTTTCTGACAAACTTCTGCTGAGCATATCTGTAAATTGAAGTGAGCTGTTGCAGCTTAATTTACCAATTTCTGTGTAATTTCAACCGATCCATCCACTTTGTAACAAATTTCCTAAatgtcaattttttttattgtaagcCACCATAAATTGCTaattacagacaaatacaaCGTGATAATCAAGAATTCTAAGTGTCATTCCTTGCTTGAGGCCTGATAATAACGTCTTCACACCACTCAACAAGTTAAAtgttactttttatattttgagacAACAATACATTAACACATAAATTAATAACAGGAAAAAAGTAACAaagtatttgaaatgaaaacacagtatttgtacttttatacCTTAAAAAACGCTCTAACGTCTTTCAAAAGCTGTCCGACCGTTCCATCGCAGTGTGAATAATcactaactgctgctaactgtaggtgctgttagctagttagctcagtCAGCCGTGCAGCTAGCAGTCCTACTAGCTGAGCCCTGTTCCATTGCCCTCTTGCCCAGCTTCAATTCTACCCCACTGAGTCCCCCCGCCCTGGGCCTGAAAACCCTCTCCTCCTGGTGTaccaaagctcctgtgctagcttcCAGACCCTCGTCGGTAGCACagggaagactttgttttcctccagggCAGCTCGACCCCAGGGCTAACCCCTCTCACTTTTACCCAGCAGCTGGGAAGCAAAACGCTGGAACATCTTGTTCTTGAGGAGCTGCAACGTTTATTCATGGGCAACTGTACATTTACCCCTCcctctgttcacctgtctgACCCCTCCCTCTGTTCACCTGTTTGATCTGACCCCTCcctctgttcacctgtctgACCCCTCCCTCTGTTCAGTGTCTGCTCTGACCCCTCCCTCTGTTCACCtgtgtagcagtagtagcagccACTAACCACCGGCTGCCTGCTCCTCCCTGCAGCCGTCTGAGGAGTAACGTGGAGGGAAAGTACCTGATGGACGGCGTTcccttcagctgctgcagcaccttCTCCCCTCGACCCTGcatccagcagcaggtcagcaACAGCTTGGCACATTTCAACTACGATCAGCAGAGCCAGCAGCTAAACTTGTGGAGGAGAGGCTGCCGACAGGCCCTGATGGACCACTACACCGGCATCATGCAGTCCATCGGCCTCACCGTGCTCCTCATCTGGCTATTTGAGGTACTGCAGCGGCTGTTGACGCAGACTGAATATCCACAGTGATTTAggtgaaaatataacaaaatctGTTTCATCTTTGTGCATTCAGCACAGAAAAGGAAGCAGCCAGCACCTTTGAAGACGAAACAACACAACTTTCAACAACTCCAAAGCACTGAAATCCAAATCAGTCTGGGTCCAATTTAGTTTGGTAATAAACTGTCAGTATACGTCATCAGACAGGTTAGGGCTAGGGGTCTGAGGTtaacactatgaatgtcttccaaGACAGAAGCTGTCTCCATATTTAAACCATATCATGCCCCACCCCCCTCTATGGCGCTGACAACACATAGAAACACTTCTGATATCTGTCAGGTAGCTGTCCATGCTACactaaagacacatttttcttctgCCACCAGCTGCTGGTTCTGACGGGAGTCCGTTACCTGCAGACGGCCATGGAGAACGTTCTCCGCCTGGGTGATCCTGACTCAGAGTCTGATGGTTGGATTCTGGAGAACAGCCTGGCAGAAACAGCCAGGTCCAACTTTAACGTCATCAAGAACCTGGGGAAGTGTTATCAGGTCGACGACGACCCAAACATCAACTTCCCGATTGCCCCTACAGAGCAGGAGGTGCCATCCCTGCAGGTCCAGATCCCTGTGACCAGCTAGCATCCAGCCTGAGGAGTCATGGACCTCTGACAGACCAGGACGAGCTGGAACATCTCGGATTAAAAACTTCCAAGGCCTCAAGTGATGTTCTGTTGCTATGAATCACTTCTAGCTCCAGGATGCACCGCTCTGAGCTGGGTCTGTCTTCCAGGAGACATTCAATACGTTTTCATCCTGAGGAGCCGAAGAAAAGTTCCATCGATGCCATCCAGATATGAAGTTTGGAAAAAGGTTGAAAGTCCAGCTGCTGTGTCCTCAGAGCTCTGCAGGTCTGATGATTTCTGCCTTCAGATGGTGTTTTTCTAATATCAGCATATGAAACAATGTTTGAATTAACAAATACTTACAAATTGcaaattgttttcattcttaGATATCTTTTGACATTTGTTGTCCTCGAGAATGACAGGGACACTTTTGTGTGTCAGGAAATCAGATTTGTACCTTTTAGTGTTTAATTGTGCTTTTAAAGGTGCAACTTTGCAGCAAAGAGTGCTAAATAATACTATCAGGGTTTATACAGTACCTGTGAGAAGCAGTGAACTCTGAAAGGAATAATTTAGCTTTCTCTACCTCTGAATGAAAACGGTCAGACTGCAGGAACAAAACAGCCTGGACGCTtcaacaagacaacaaagatCAAATGTTTGTCCAACAATAAATATTCatgagaatttaaaaaaaacaggtgttttgtttcagactggactgtgattggctcatgtttattttcatgtttgatgtttgcGAGTGACGTTGGCGACCAATGATGACATCACTTTTGTGTCATCTGAGGGAGACGTACctgtaaataaacagctttACCGGAAGTTAGCTTCGTTTTATAAAGTCGACTCAGCTCCAGTCCCCTCTGTGGGCTCAACAGTCCTCCTCGCCTCCATCCAGGATCTCACCAAACGCTCTGCTTTCTTCATCCTTTTTTGGCCTTTTAAAAACAAGCTGCTGGTTggcatccatgtttgttttggtacaaGATCACATGACAGTTTGTCTACCTCCAGAGCTCCAGTGGTTCCTGACCAGAGGTTCAGTGTGATGTCAGGTTAGGGCTTTGTCCCGAGCTTCAGTTAGTGCTTGaattgtaataaaaacatttctagtACTCTAAAACAACAGTCTGCATCCACATGCAGCATTTAGTGGCACCAACTGTGTgcaaaataatttatttgagGGAACAAATGACTAATAAGTCTTCTCATACCTGCCAGTTTGCGTACAGACTGTTAATGGAGGATTTTGgaggtgtgactgtgtgatcTCACACAGCTGCAcgttttcctcctctcagatTATTGGAGCAGGAAACAGGACACTTACAATAACAACAGCATGAGGCTGGCCCTGAAGCTCTGCTGTGCACTCAAGAATAAAACCtgatttctttcaaaatatCTTGACTGACAGTGTTTCAGAGGAAACATTAAtagccaaaataaaaacattattcttTTGTAACTGGGCACAAATAAATAAGGAAGCAGTCATTAAACCAGACTgatggcagaagaagaagaggagatgctgattggctgcagtgAGTGATGGACAGCGACAGAAGTTACTgacagtaaaatgctgtttaatttaCAACTTTGTGGACTGctgttgttagcatgctagccaTGTTAGCTCCCGCAGTTCATGTTTACAACCCGACCAatgcttttgtttcctgtccCTCCTGCCTTTAGCCGCAGCACAGCAGGAAATATCAACTGATGGATTTCAGAGTCTACAGTcagttagcagctctgtgaggttctacaccagcatgctaacatgctgacgttcagcaggtataatgtttactgtgttcaccatcttagcttagtgtgttagcatgcaaactTTAGCAAActagcagaaaacacaaaatacagctgaggctgatgaatgccatcagttctgcaggtatttggtcataaaccaaagtattggacacatgaacatgttgacctgatgatggcgctgatgaagagtcaggggatcaccagagttactacagttccTCCTGAGGGACTGATAAAAATTAAGAACCACACTCTGTGTCGTCACCATCTTTGTAAAGAACtgatttctcttt
The DNA window shown above is from Enoplosus armatus isolate fEnoArm2 chromosome 19, fEnoArm2.hap1, whole genome shotgun sequence and carries:
- the LOC139302468 gene encoding photoreceptor outer segment membrane glycoprotein 2-like; the protein is MAVGKVTFTKAEREKLAEVLWLLNWISVVTGAILFGLGLFLKVEIQKWQEVMSDQGILYVPHILITTGLAACCINFLGGKICLDCADTNKFLRWKLVMMPYVICTFFFTSCLLAGALMCYSIRSQLEESLLLGLRNAMRYYKDTDTPGRCYMKRTLDLLQIQFQCCGNTGYRDWFQVQWISNRYLDMTSSTVVDRLRSNVEGKYLMDGVPFSCCSTFSPRPCIQQQVSNSLAHFNYDQQSQQLNLWRRGCRQALMDHYTGIMQSIGLTVLLIWLFELLVLTGVRYLQTAMENVLRLGDPDSESDGWILENSLAETARSNFNVIKNLGKCYQVDDDPNINFPIAPTEQEVPSLQVQIPVTS